CGTTTCGACAATTACCCCAAAGGTCCTACGTGGCAGTCCGTGTTCCATGATCTGCTCGGTCAAGGAATCTTCAACTCGGATGGTGCCACGTGGCTATTCCAGAGGAGGACTGCAGCGCTGGAATTCACCACCAGGACTCTTCGCCAAGCCATGGCTCGGTGGGTCACTCGAGCCATCAAGTTCCGGTTCTGCCCCATCCTTGAAGAAGCTCAAGCCAAAAGTGAGCCTGTTGATCTACAAGACGTATTGCTTCGGCTCACGTTTGATAACATTTGCGGATTAGCTTTTGGAAGAGACCCGGAAACATGCGCTCAACGACTCCCCGAGAACGGCTTCGCTTCTGCTTTTGACCGAGCCACCGAAGCATCTCTTCAAAGGTTTATTTTGCCAGAGGTTTTATGGAAGCTTAAGAAATGGCTTCGGCTTGGATTAGAAGCCAGTCTGAGCCGAAGCCTTGTCCACATGAATGAGTATTTATCCGACGTAATCGTTACACGTAAGCAAGAACTGCTGAGTCAGCAGAAAGATGGGAACCCACACGACGATTTGCTCTCAAGATTCATGAGGAAAAAAGAATCCTACTCGGAGGAATTTCTCCAACACGTTGCACTTAATTTTATTCTAGCGGGACGTGACACTTCATCCGTTGCTCTTTGTTGGTTTTTTTGGCTCCTCACTCAACATCCAATTATTGAAGATAAAATTTTACATGAAATTTGCACTGTCCTGATCGAAACACGTGGTATTGACACGACAACATGGTTCGATGAGCCTTTAGGATTTGAAGAGGTTGATCGATTGATATATATGAAGGCAGCATTATCTGAAACCTTAAGGCTATACCCGTCGGTGCCGGAGGATTCAAAGCATGTCGTGGTGGACGACGTGTTTCCGGACGGAACGTTTGTGCCAGCAGGTTCGTCGGTGACATATTCAATATATTCGGTGGGGAGAATGAGGTCGATTTGGGGTGATGATTGCCTCGAGTTCCGTCCCGAGAGGTGGTTAACGGCTGACGGTAAGGAATTCATCATGCACGACTCATACAAATTCGTGGCATTCAATGCTGGGCCAAGAATATGTTTGGGAAGAGGCTTGGCTTATCTTCAAATGAAATCAGTGGCAGCGGCAGCGCTGTTGCGGCATAAGCTGACGGTAGCGGCTGGGCATAAGGTGGAGCAGAAGATTTCGCTGACATTGTTTATGAAATATGGGCTTAAAGTCAACGTGCATGGCAGAGATTTGGGAGCCATTGTTGAAAAGATTATCAACGAGCAAAAATTGCATTGTAAATGAGGGTTTCATGGGTGAGGATATTTAAGGCATGGCGGAGGCGCGTGAGTGACGGTGGAATGCAGagttcaaatgtattggttaaaatttcaatttcgtGTAAGGAAACTAGGAAGTGGGGGCCATGCTGACATTGAGGTTAATATCACAGAGGTTTTAATTCATGACCTTGGCGTATACATTATAAGctttttaacaatttaatattaaattcttGTTTTTTCTTTGTGGGGACATTTTGAAATTGTTATTCTATAAAATTCTTTTACCTTCTTTCTTGGATCTTTCATAATTTTGTGTATTGCGTTTTTTGTTCTTTCAACTTTGGGTGACGGTATTAGCTGGTTTATATGGGCCAAAACAGGCCCACAACTTCTCTTGAACTATGACCCAAAGAAAAACTTACAATTATCGCATCAATGATGGTAAAAGTAACATGTGGCCCAAAAATTTTGGTAAAAGTTTTACAAAACCCCCTATACTATACTCTAGATTGCATTTTAACCCATCTACTGAAAAATGAGCAAAGTGGTCTTTTTTACGTTAACAACCCCTCCATTAAAATTGCAATGTTAAATGTTTGTTTtagtgttttatatatatataatataatagcaAAGTTAGTCCTCAAGCTTAACATCTTTATTCAATTTGACCCCTACTTTTTTATTAGAAGTAAATTAGAAATTTTGAAActaataagattaaaaggtaaaaaaataccttactaacaaattaaaaattataaaaaaatcacaaaatatataaagaaaattataacttttatgattttgtttataactcttaaaattataaaatttttatatgcaACAGGCCCATTTCTCTTGAACCATGACCCAAAGAAAAACTTAGAATTATCGCATCAATGATTGATTGGAATGACTTAGATGATAAGATGAATGAATtttcattatcatattttaaagAGTTAAttcctttattttaattttttgtattttatcaaattttaaaaattagttaaGTTGTTAAATTTGACTCAACAACAACTCAATAAATTGTAAggacaaaactcaaaattattcATCAGTTTCGGTTCAATGTGCAATTTGATATATGAACAATGATTTGGGACAGTTATACACATGAAACTTTGATTGTGattcaaatatatacataaaattttaattacgaTCCAATTGTATACATTTAAAGAAATGGCTacatctatttattttatattagataaatgtacttatttttatatgtaatataaaaacataaaatgatgttatattggTAATTATATAATAGTTTGTGagaattaaatcaaatcaaaattttatgtataaaactgcacaaaaatcaaaatttttgaataaaattgGACATAAAACCAAATTTCATgtgtaattttgagatttatcctaaTTTATACCTAATATATTAGCAAAAAATTCATTTCAACAAATTATACGTaacaaattaacaaaaattacaTGTTTATTAACGCTTAAATTAATTTCTTGATTTTTTATGGTAAAAGAATCAAATGttgataaattaaaatgaaatgattaatttctcaaattttttaaaaaaaaaaagaaaagaaaagaagaaaaagcatAACATAATAACTATGTTTAAGTAGCCaattgagtcttagctcgattgACATTGCATTGTTGTTAGTATAGGAGAACGTGGATTCGAGTGTATTGAAGcacattatcttcctatttaagaGTTTGGGAGGAACTATGAATAGTTTTAAACATCGTTTATTATCAAAAAATAAGCAGACATGTTTCTATAATGAAATTAATGCTAAAAAAAATGTTGaagtaatatatatttatataaattttaatatattagtaATTAGTGTTTTTGCATATTTTTAACAAATCCATTTATCAGTTATgtatttttgttatgttttataTAGAATTTTAAGTTCTATATAAGGCCATAAGACAAAAcacataataaaaattagattacgATATATTTATGATGTAGGtgaaaaaattatataacaaatatatatatatatataaaaacaagtTGTGGTTTTAATTGAAATGATAAAGTTGAAGAGAAGAtgattatgaaatattaagtttTGTTGAGTAATTTTGTCTCGTGTCTCATCAACAGGAACATTCGAGTATTTATACTATCACAGCTCACAACCTAACCTCACTGTTTTGTCTCGACTCCATCGTTCCTAGGACTGGCATTCCGTGCAGGCTccatgtaacagcctaattttcagtggtatcgggaatagagatttgagatcactaaatccgacgggtgagttaaaaatttaataaattaatacctatgagtcaaatgtgaatataaaagcattttttgaattagtgaatttggtgatttaaaataattaattaggtaaattgggtcgagaatgaggtatcgagacctcgacttcataaatcgagccataaatatttttagaaatatttatggagtgttggtgaggtagtaataaaatttagtcagaaaattttgacgtttgggtagttaattaaataaaaaggactaaattgaaaagggtgtaaaagttgctaaaaggattaaatagctcaattgtcaaatgaggaaggacctaaagtgaaaataagcccaaaggagatattttgggctgcaatagctgagaaaaaccaggaaatgggtgaaataagggtaaaattggaaaattgacaaaattggctaaataaaaatgagactaaattagaatatctagaattctcttcattttcatcagctgaaaaacagtcatggaggagggttcaagctggttttcatactctaccttcatgtaagtttaattcttgctttctccttgaaatttttatgtctaatttttgaagttgttatggatgagtgctggaagtatatgatgatttggcatggaattagagctttaaattgtttatattctgattttattgaaagaattgaatagaaagtgaatgtttgggacctaattgtaaaagagtttgaagttagagttttatgtgaaaattctgaatttcaatagttatggaataacttataatgtatagaaaaagtattaattgagaaaattatcttaattgaggggttaattgagcaacgactgaattgtatgaattgtgaaattttgggtaaaatgaaaatcaatattttgcactaaaactgttctGGGCAGCAacagtagtttaactttgaaaaatcaccaaaaattgtaaaaatcgaattagaggatgaataaaatatgaaattaaagtttattgagtctagtttcttataaaagaaattatgtaagcaatggaattgtaaatcatgagatacaataacttttgtaagacaaggtcagaatgattttgggttcccctgttctgaatttggaaaatcataaaaaaaattggataaaaataattatagtcttaaatttatatgtataatctgaatgagtctattttcaagagaaacaaactaggacatcattcgaatcttgtacgagaagataattaatttttagtgaagatgggtcggaactgtcagacagcagaacaggggagacttcaatgaataaactatattaattggcccaaccaaaaattatgaaatttttatggtaagaagacatatgagtctagtttctgggaaaatttatgtatcttaatttggagttctgtagctcaagataaaaataatttagtgactatgacacagatggacagcttgaatattcacataaatagatagtgaaaattatggataatgttacctacaagtgtgttgtttatactaaggatgtggatggagaggaggaggaggaaaatatacaaaaatatatgaatgaatcgtgtataaattgatcacatgcccgattataatcgataagtgttggattagaaatgatataatgttttatttagtatatttattatgaaattatgattatcgttataatacaaaaactgaatttgtgagtttatatggctaaattttagtgattatttgttaattttatgaatttcatgatgtgttatttcatatgtattgatgataaaatcgtgaataatgtaaaagcatgaaaattgaataaatgatcaaattgagcatttcaattcagtgacaagatgaattgaaggaaaagaccatggttggaccatggcaacaagtgataagtgatagcttcggctacacttatctgatcaaggaaaagtgaaagtgataagtgtagccgaagctacacttatctgatcaatgacaaatgacaagtgaaaagtggtagcttcagctacctgattagtgaaaagtggtagcttttgCTAcgtgatcagtgaaaagtggtagctccggctacctgatcagtgaaaagtggtagctccggctacctgatcagtgaatagtggtagcttcagctacaagtgacaaatgacaagtgatttccgtataagaccatatctgggatatggcatcggtgtgatatatgctactgtataagatcatatctgggatatggcatcagtgagatatgtgattcgtgcaagaccatagctaggctatggcatcgatacATGAATAtgtataagaccataactgggctatggcattattatgtgaagatgtgtaagaccatagttgaactatggcatcgagaaaacaaagtactcaattccgtaagacgttcactaatttgacaaagtttggtaagtgttacatggaattatgtgatacaaggaagtacgagttgataagatacgagttagaacttggttgataaatgaattcatttgtgattatataattgttcatcttgaatgtactgtccatatgtattgataattcaaatgttttaatgaataaaattccgatatggaataaattgaacacgagacaaataattatgaaattgaactaggaattcatgaaaatgatggttattgatatatggagacatgagacattgatatatgaatatggaaaatgtttgataaatgtgtttattcataattatagaattatatacctcatgtgtactatttgcataaagatgatatttcaaatactttggttatttaagcttaaatatgaaatagtctcaaatcaagataagttgttatgaaaatatatttagattacacagatatggctgatatatgttgtatgattacataacatgaaattgtgtatatgtatgagaaattgaatgagaattaagcccatacacgtttcttgttatttatatgaagtgtacgactgacaagggtgatgaagttataaacagagagttacacaggttgaaaacacgagcgtgtgactctccaaagtgtgaaaattttctaagtgttgcaaaagtttcatatgtttacggtttggtcccgaactaccctgaatgtatgttttgagccccgtaggcccatataacggacgttaaacatatgtatgaaagtttttaatttagaaaaaaatttatgactgatttttttacatgattgatcatattaagtttggtaatgtctcgtaccctattctaggctcagaatacgggtagggggtgttacactccaAGTCTGCTGGACACGTGTTTCGCTTTGGGTAGCTTGCAATGTACGTAGTCCTCTCTGTATCTAGGATTAACATTTTGAATGGGCTTTAAGCATGTTGGACATGTGTTTCACTCTaatctatatttattatttaataaaaacatTTAACTTTAGATAATTTCATAAATGAATGAATTGAGATGTGGTTGAGAATAATCATAAATTCAATAACAATATATATGAAAGAAGGAGATTTCACCTAAAAGACTTTTTTCCATTGAACTTCGAAGTAGACGAGGGCTTAAAGGTTGGGGACAAAATGTTCTTAaccattattttattttcagatttttttatcatgatttaaaagaatatttatttgtttatttcatgtaaaaacttgtgatttaatttaattatattggattttatttttaacaattttattatagattttgaTTATATCTGCTTTTCTGACACAATGCGTAAAATTACAGTAGCTCTtttcaacccataaataggagttTAATATGCTTCAGCGCATTCAAACTCATGTCCTCTTACATTGATAATGATGCCTATACCAAACGAGCTAAAACTCAATCTACAATAACTGACTTTTTATTTATTGATTGATAATAGATACAAATAATCTTaactatattttaataattttataaagtaCAACATTAATCTACCAAAACATTATTTTAGCTTATTTTTGTAACACTTTTAAAATTTGTCATGAAAACACCAATAAAGTCAAATAAAAAGttttttaatcaaaattattCGCCAAATATTTGAAGTAATTTTTTAAGAATTTGATTACTAATCATACAAGTATAAATATATGTTCAAAAAGTGAATTACAAACATGTATGGTATATACTTAAGGATGAGTCTCCCTAAGCTAGTTTGCAAAGCACAATTTAATATACATGTGATTAATTAATTTGattgataaaatataaaatgttaattCTAATTGACAAAACCATTTTTTTGTTAATACAAGTGTATAATAAGGGAGGGAATAAGGAGGCGAAGGTGGTGGTGCTAGTAGAATTGGTTCATCTAAATAGGTGGCAAGCCAAAAAATGACATAAGTCAATAAGGAATAAAAAAGCAAGGGAGAATAAATGTAGGTAAAGGGGCTTAAGGATGTAGAGGAGGCAAAAGATTCCTCCTTCATCATCTTACATGGTATTTATAAGGAgggtgtaacgacccaaaatccgtgggcaccagaaaagtgtgttatcgggcctccgtcttagtgaaataagttcaaaataattattaaaaaaatatttataagtctagtagtgtgtttaattaggttttaattaagtaaatttagcttaatttagagtaattagtaaaaggattaaattgaataaaggatgaaagttaaattgtagattaaaagaaaataaagaggaccaaaatggaaaatagaccatttagtATAGTTGAGGCggcaaacaaagaaaaaaatctaAAGATTTCTCTagattattattgaattataaattataaattattattaactattattattaaataatattatatatatatatgtatataaaacaaatgaagaaaagaataaaaagaaacaaagaagaataagaaacagagagcattcgaaaaacaggggaagaaaaggaaagaaaagaaaaaggaaaattgagattttgaagcttcaaacttatttggtaagctaaatttagtcttttctcttaattttgatgttttaaaagctttagaacaaagttttgatgaaattaagttgatattttgaaagttattagatttctaaatattgttcatgttgaataaaaagatgaattaggggttaaattgataggaattcaagttagaaatgaaataaggattgaattgcaaagtaaactataagttttgtgttttagggactaaattgaggaaaattcggaattaagaaaatatgttgaaaatttaatagttaaatttgagtttaaatgaaatttgaataggaataaggtgtgaattggtgttataaatttggttattaacattttacatcaaaacagttttgggaagtagcaatggtctgactttgaaaattcactaaaaattgtataaattgaactagaggatgaaaaaaatatgtaattaaaacttattgagtctagtttcttatagtataaatactgtaagcaatgaattgatgaatcaagagatatttgaaattttgtaagactggttcggggtgatttcgagatgccctgttttaaatttggaaaatcattaaaattgtacaaaaattattatggagtgtaatttatatatgtgaactccttaatgaatctagtttcaaaataaataaacaagaaccttgttcgagttctgtacaatgagataatttattttagtagagagaggtc
Above is a genomic segment from Gossypium arboreum isolate Shixiya-1 chromosome 8, ASM2569848v2, whole genome shotgun sequence containing:
- the LOC108474794 gene encoding cytochrome P450 86A8, giving the protein MDISTALLLLAAITAYLLWFTFISRSLRGPRVWPLLGSLPGLINNCERLHDWISDNLRACGGTYQTCICAVPFLARKQGLVTVTCDPKNLEHILKTRFDNYPKGPTWQSVFHDLLGQGIFNSDGATWLFQRRTAALEFTTRTLRQAMARWVTRAIKFRFCPILEEAQAKSEPVDLQDVLLRLTFDNICGLAFGRDPETCAQRLPENGFASAFDRATEASLQRFILPEVLWKLKKWLRLGLEASLSRSLVHMNEYLSDVIVTRKQELLSQQKDGNPHDDLLSRFMRKKESYSEEFLQHVALNFILAGRDTSSVALCWFFWLLTQHPIIEDKILHEICTVLIETRGIDTTTWFDEPLGFEEVDRLIYMKAALSETLRLYPSVPEDSKHVVVDDVFPDGTFVPAGSSVTYSIYSVGRMRSIWGDDCLEFRPERWLTADGKEFIMHDSYKFVAFNAGPRICLGRGLAYLQMKSVAAAALLRHKLTVAAGHKVEQKISLTLFMKYGLKVNVHGRDLGAIVEKIINEQKLHCK